A window from Deltaproteobacteria bacterium encodes these proteins:
- a CDS encoding NADPH-dependent 2,4-dienoyl-CoA reductase, producing the protein MSYDVHEKYPNLLAPLDLGFTTIKNRTLMGSMHTGLEEERGGFDKLAAYFAERARGGVGLIVTGGVAPSREGWLKPFSSKLTNKREAKQHVVVTEAVHEAGGKIVLQILHSGRYGYHPLNVAPSAIKAPIGWFKPRALSPRKIRKTVDDFVNCAEMAKVAGYDGVEIMGSEGYLINQFIVKHTNKRTDEWGGSYENRIRFPIEIVKRTREALGKDFIIVYRLSMLDLVKDGSSWEEVVQLAKAIEEAGATIINTGIGWHEARVPTIATSVPRAAFTWVTEKLRGSVNIPLVTSNRINMPQVAEDVLSKGHADMVSMARPFLADADFVNKARDGKEDEINTCIGCNQACLDHAFKNLRASCLVNPRACFETELQYLPTKSPKRVAVVGAGPAGLAYSTVAAGRGHNVTLFDADSEIGGQFNMAKKVPGKEEFYETIRYFKRQIELTGVNLELNSRQSAQSLIEQNFDAVVLATGVKPRVTSIAGEGHPKVLNYIEVLRNEKPVGKKVAIIGAGGIGFDVAEYLTHEGESNALNIQAYLKEWGIDPNNEVRGGIEGITAQPHPPAREVFLMQRSEGKLGGKLGKTTGWIHRATLKNKNVKMLRAVEYLKIDDEGFHIRIDGKTQVLDVDNVIVCAGQVPCRDLQETLSQSGVQVHLIGGADVAAELDAKRAINQGSRLAAEL; encoded by the coding sequence ATGTCCTACGATGTTCACGAAAAATATCCCAATCTCCTAGCCCCATTAGATTTAGGGTTCACGACCATTAAAAACCGAACGCTCATGGGTTCGATGCATACTGGGCTTGAAGAAGAACGCGGTGGCTTCGACAAATTGGCTGCCTATTTCGCCGAGCGAGCTCGTGGAGGAGTTGGCCTGATTGTTACAGGTGGTGTCGCTCCCAGTCGCGAAGGCTGGCTCAAACCTTTCTCCTCGAAACTCACCAACAAGCGCGAAGCCAAACAACACGTTGTTGTAACAGAAGCAGTCCACGAGGCCGGTGGTAAAATTGTTCTGCAAATTCTCCATTCAGGGCGTTATGGCTATCACCCGCTGAATGTCGCACCATCCGCCATCAAGGCACCCATCGGGTGGTTTAAACCACGCGCCCTCTCGCCAAGAAAAATCCGAAAGACCGTCGACGATTTCGTCAACTGTGCTGAGATGGCAAAAGTCGCGGGATACGACGGTGTTGAGATCATGGGCTCCGAGGGTTACCTCATCAACCAATTCATCGTGAAGCATACCAATAAGCGAACCGATGAATGGGGCGGCAGCTACGAAAACCGCATTCGATTTCCAATTGAGATTGTGAAGCGTACCCGTGAAGCTCTTGGTAAAGACTTCATCATTGTTTACCGGCTCTCCATGCTAGACCTCGTTAAAGATGGCAGCAGCTGGGAAGAAGTAGTTCAACTCGCAAAAGCCATCGAGGAAGCTGGTGCCACTATCATCAATACCGGTATTGGATGGCACGAAGCCCGTGTTCCCACCATTGCCACCTCTGTGCCGCGAGCCGCTTTCACTTGGGTTACCGAAAAGCTCAGAGGCAGCGTGAATATCCCTCTCGTGACCTCCAATCGAATCAACATGCCTCAAGTTGCGGAAGATGTTCTTTCAAAGGGTCACGCGGATATGGTCTCGATGGCAAGACCATTCCTTGCCGATGCAGACTTCGTGAATAAGGCCCGCGACGGTAAAGAAGACGAAATCAATACATGCATTGGGTGCAACCAAGCCTGCCTAGATCATGCATTTAAGAATCTACGAGCATCATGTCTCGTCAACCCTCGCGCTTGTTTTGAGACTGAACTACAGTATCTCCCCACGAAATCTCCCAAGCGTGTCGCCGTGGTAGGTGCAGGACCGGCCGGGCTAGCCTACTCTACAGTTGCAGCTGGTCGAGGGCACAACGTCACACTTTTTGATGCCGACAGTGAAATTGGTGGCCAGTTTAATATGGCCAAAAAAGTCCCAGGCAAAGAAGAGTTCTACGAAACCATTCGATACTTCAAGCGCCAAATAGAATTGACGGGTGTCAATTTAGAACTCAACTCGCGCCAATCGGCTCAATCACTCATCGAGCAAAACTTTGACGCTGTTGTTCTGGCAACCGGCGTTAAACCGCGAGTGACAAGCATAGCGGGAGAAGGCCACCCCAAAGTACTCAACTACATTGAGGTGCTCAGAAACGAAAAGCCGGTGGGTAAAAAGGTCGCCATCATTGGTGCAGGCGGCATTGGTTTTGACGTCGCTGAATATCTAACTCACGAAGGTGAATCCAACGCACTCAATATTCAAGCATACCTTAAAGAATGGGGCATCGATCCGAACAATGAGGTACGGGGTGGAATCGAAGGTATTACTGCTCAACCCCACCCTCCTGCCCGAGAAGTCTTCCTGATGCAGCGTAGCGAAGGAAAATTGGGTGGAAAACTGGGCAAAACAACCGGCTGGATTCACAGAGCGACCTTGAAGAACAAAAATGTAAAGATGCTCAGAGCGGTTGAATACCTAAAGATTGATGACGAGGGATTTCATATCCGTATCGACGGCAAAACTCAGGTTCTAGACGTCGACAACGTCATTGTCTGTGCCGGCCAGGTTCCATGCCGTGACCTCCAGGAAACGCTGAGCCAAAGTGGTGTTCAAGTGCATCTTATCGGAGGCGCCGATGTGGCCGCTGAACTCGATGCTAAACGCGCAATCAATCAAGGCTCCCGGCTCGCTGCCGAACTATAG